The Denticeps clupeoides chromosome 5, fDenClu1.1, whole genome shotgun sequence genome includes a region encoding these proteins:
- the preb gene encoding guanine nucleotide-exchange factor SEC12, translating into MGKRKVPDLYRAPFPLYTIKVDPKTGLVITAGGGGASKTGIKNGVHFLSLELVGGRHSATLLHSHDTETRATMNMALGGDVIAAGQDDTCALMRFRQHDGRKAAAKDGTAAEQGTARKRGGRGDKSGSGNSPEMKDETAQITVEDVSSVKSDLSPLDPLQKCVRFSSDLKLLLAGGTDGHIRVWEYPSMKAKFDFKAHESELEDVDISPDNKHIVTVGRDFACSVWSGDQLAMGLCWHDNMPQITEKMYRYQSCRFGKVEDQKDVVRLYTVQIPHKRERKPPPCYLTKWDGHTFLPLLTKTCGNEVISCLAVSDSGTFLGLGTVTGSLAIHITFSLQRLYYMQESHGIVVTDLAFLPNSTKGLAVKGDNEVAMLSVAVDSRCQMHAVPNRRTFPLWLVLILCAFMVVGIILLLQNLFPGFL; encoded by the exons ATGGGCAAACGAAAAGTGCCAGACTTGTACCGTGCTCCCTTTCCCCTTTATACAATTAAAGTGGACCCCAAAACTGGACTGGTCATCACGGCGGGAGGTGGCGGCGCCTCGaaaactggaataaaaaatggGGTG CACTTCCTGAGCCTGGAGCTGGTGGGTGGCAGGCACAGTGCCACCCTGCTTCACTCCCATGACACAGAGACACGTGCCACCATGAACATGGCTCTGGGAGGCGATGTCATTGCTGCTGGCCAGGATGACACCTGTGCCCTGATGCGCTTTCGTCAGCATGACGGGCGTAAGGCTGCTGCCAAAGATG GGACTGCTGCAGAGCAGGGAACCGCTAGGAAGCGTGGTGGCCGTGGGGACAAGAGTGGGTCTGGTAATTCTCCGGAAATGAAGGACGAGACGGCGCAGATCACCGTAGAAGATGTGAGTTCGGTCAAGTCAGACCTGAGCCCCCTGGACCCGCTGCAGAAATGTGTGCGCTTCAGTTCAGACCTGAAGTTACTGCTGGCTGGTGGCACTGATGGCCATATCAGAGTGTGGGAG TATCCGTCCATGAAGGCAAAGTTTGACTTCAAAGCTCATGAAAGTGAACTTGAGGATGTGGATATTAGTCCAGATAATAAG CACATTGTGACGGTGGGACGGGACTTTGCATGTAGTGTATGGAGTGGGGATCAACTGGCTATGGGCCTCTGTTGGCATGACAACATGCCCCAAATCACTGAAAAGATGTACCGCTATCAGTCCTGCAG ATTTGGTAAAGTTGAGGACCAGAAGGATGTCGTGAGGCTTTATACCGTCCAGATACCACATAAACGGGAGCGAAAGCCACCACCGTGCTACCTCACCAAGTGGGATGGACATACGTTCCTGccattgctcaccaagacctGTGGCAATGAAGTCATTTCTTGTTTGGCTGTCAG TGACTCGGGGACTTTTCTGGGACTTGGAACAGTCACTGGATCGCTAGCTATCCACATCACCTTCTCCCTACAG AGGCTGTATTACATGCAAGAGTCGCATGGAATTGTGGTGACTGATCTGGCTTTCTTACCAAACTCCACCAAGGGCCTGGCAGTAAAGGGGGACAATGAGGTGGCCATGCTCAGTGTGGCTGTGGACAGCCGGTGCCAGATGCATGCCGTGCCCAACCGAA GGACCTTCCCCCTATGGCTGGTTTTGATCTTGTGTGCGTTCATGGTGGTCGGAATCATCCTCCTGCTTCAGAACCTATTCCCAGGATTCCTTTAG